One window from the genome of Salvia miltiorrhiza cultivar Shanhuang (shh) chromosome 7, IMPLAD_Smil_shh, whole genome shotgun sequence encodes:
- the LOC130991774 gene encoding putative late blight resistance protein homolog R1A-10, which produces MAYNLQSLITILEGILDPKQTRWILGRKKPQLQSLLEKASSLQQILEKTPLTKIPSLECQIRDAANEAEDIIESHMVERMLSISKRVNFNLLTPDVLLVTQKLDSVIEQVVKLEEVERNKKPTGSSRSGASFSSSKSIVEGKTMPSGSSLSGASQLQDPSSKSVLVGVDEDLMQLKDRLTGMQTKLEILPIVGMGGIGKTTLARKLYQDPSILEHFSYIAWVTISQDYEMRAILLGLIRCIIGKEECDKHKEKGDGELKDILYRSLYGRRYMIVLDDIWSTTFWDEIRRYFPDNNNRSRIVITTRESDVARSADSKSLQHQVQLLSTSESWNLLHKIVFGEEEDCHHALQAIGEKIASDCGGLPLAIHVVGGLLSKMERSENVWERIGSDVSAAIAESDEQFSNILSLSYNHLPNHLKPCFLYMGAFPEDYKIEASRLIWMWVAEGFVKSNGDKSSEEEAEDYLKSLVERNVIMVRNYKYGKAESYIMHDLLRDVCIRKSEEEKFLHVKNGSKLTFSNPRRVSVHTAHGMEDVNASAESMSRARSFIGIGRTYWIPSGDFFALRLLRVLDVFDMMFAEDFPTQIFQLFNLRFLAFSCDSKIPSGISRLWNLQTLIASSYDFDVPSEIWEMPELTHLKMNGFEIFDDSYTKKIVQKKLQTIPCVVVTDRVIRRGFFESIPNIKKLGIYDSIETSLQFDLSHLHKLETLRCKSGRLRSYIRDPKYHFGFLGRVRFPGNIRKLFLDSCVIQLGFLTTVCALHHLEVLKISLCKFESDEWEAAEGDEFRSLRFLRLYNSDLMRWRADETNFPRLRHLTLQHCRELEEIPSGIGEIPTLQSIELERCSDSAVASAKQIQEEQQSEYGNYDLQLRIS; this is translated from the coding sequence ATGGCTTACAATCTTCAATCCCTCATCACCATCCTTGAAGGAATTCTGGATCCCAAACAAACACGCTGGATTCTTGGACGTAAGAAACCACAACTCCAATCCCTCCTCGAAAAAGCTTCTTCCCTGCAGCAGATTCTCGAAAAAACTCCACTCACCAAAATACCAAGTTTGGAGTGTCAAATCAGAGATGCAGCAAATGAAGCAGAGGATATCATTGAATCTCACATGGTTGAACGAATGCTTTCGATTTCTAAAAGAGTGAACTTCAATCTGCTGACACCAGATGTGCTGCTAGTGACACAAAAACTTGATTCTGTAATCGAACAAGTTGTGAAGCTCGAGGAGGTGGAGAGAAACAAGAAACCCACTGGCAGCTCACGGAGTGGTGCTTCTTTCTCGAGTTCAAAAAGCATCGTGGAGGGGAAGACGATGCCGAGTGGCAGTTCATTGAGCGGTGCTTCTCAGTTGCAAGATCCGAGTTCGAAGAGCGTCTTGGTGGGAGTTGATGAAGATCTGATGCAGTTGAAGGATCGGCTGACCGGGATGCAGACCAAGCTGGAGATCCTGCCTATTGTTGGTATGGGTGGTATAGGTAAAACCACTCTTGCTCGAAAACTTTATCAAGATCCTTCCATTCTTGAGCACTTTAGCTATATTGCTTGGGTCACAATCTCACAAGATTACGAGATGCGAGCAATCCTATTGGGCCTTATTCGTTGCATAATTGGAAAAGAAGAATGTGACAAACATAAGGAGAAGGGAGATGGTGAGTTAAAAGATATCTTGTATAGGAGCTTGTATGGTAGAAGATACATGATTGTATTAGATGATATTTGGAGCACCACATTCTGGGATGAGATAAGGAGGTACTTCCCAGACAACAACAACAGGAGTCGGATTGTGATCACCACCAGGGAATCCGATGTGGCCAGATCTGCAGACTCGAAGAGTCTGCAGCATCAGGTGCAGCTGCTGAGCACGTCAGAAAGTTGGAATCTACTCCACAAAATTGTGTTTGGTGAAGAGGAGGATTGCCATCATGCATTACAAGCTATAGGAGAAAAGATTGCAAGTGATTGTGGTGGGCTTCCCCTGGCCATCCATGTGGTCGGAGGGCTATTGTCTAAGATGGAAAGATCTGAAAATGTTTGGGAGAGAATTGGGAGCGACGTGAGTGCTGCAATTGCTGAATCAGACGAGCAGTTCTCTAATATACTGTCTTTGAGTTATAACCACTTGCCGAATCATTTGAAACCGTGTTTTCTGTATATGGGAGCATTCCCTGAAGATTACAAGATTGAGGCCTCGAGACTCATATGGATGTGGGTggctgaagggtttgtgaaatcAAATGGAGATAAAAGTTCGGAGGAAGAGGCAGAGGATTATCTAAAGTCTCTGGTGGAGAGGAATGTAATTATGGTTAGAAATTACAAGTATGGAAAAGCAGAGAGTTACATCATGCATGATCTGTTGAGGGATGTATGCATTAGGAAATCTGAGGAGGAGAAGTTTCTACATGTCAAGAATGGCTCCAAGCTCACCTTCTCCAATCCGCGCCGTGTGAGTGTTCACACGGCACATGGAATGGAAGATGTTAACGCTTCAGCAGAGTCCATGTCGCGTGCTCGATCTTTCATAGGCATTGGTCGTACGTATTGGATCCCGTCTGGTGATTTTTTCGCGTTGCGATTGCTAAGGGTGTTGGATGTATTCGATATGATGTTCGCAGAAGATTTCCCAACACAAATATTTCAACTCTTCAACCTACGCTTCTTAGCTTTCTCCTGCGATTCGAAAATACCTAGTGGGATATCAAGGTTGTGGAATTTGCAGACCTTGATTGCTAGCTCCTACGATTTTGATGTGCCGTCTGAGATATGGGAGATGCCTGAGTTAACACATCTCAAGATGAATGGATTCGAGATTTTCGATGATTCGTACACGAAAAAGATTGTTCAGAAGAAGCTGCAGACGATTCCATGCGTGGTTGTAACAGATCGGGTGATTAGGAGGGGTTTCTTCGAAAGCATTCCGAATATCAAAAAGTTGGGAATATATGATAGCATCGAAACATCTCTTCAATTTGATCTCAGCCATCTTCACAAACTGGAAACATTGAGATGCAAATCTGGACGCCTTAGATCCTATATCCGAGACCCTAAATACCATTTCGGCTTTCTGGGCAGAGTTAGATTTCCTGGTAATATCAGAAAACTATTTCTTGATAGCTGTGTAATACAGCTGGGATTCTTGACGACTGTGTGTGCACTGCATCATCTTGAAGTGCTCAAGATAAGCTTATGCAAGTTTGAAAGTGACGAGTGGGAGGCAGCGGAGGGAGATGAGTTCCGATCACTGCGGTTTCTACGACTCTATAATTCAGATCTGATGCGTTGGAGAGCTGATGAAACCAACTTCCCTAGACTTCGGCATCTCACTCTACAACATTGTAGGGAGCTAGAGGAGATCCCCAGTGGCATCGGAGAAATCCCAACCCTCCAATCAATCGAGTTAGAAAGGTGCAGCGATTCTGCAGTGGCCTCGGCGAAACAGATTCAGGAAGAGCAGCAATCTGAATATGGAAACTACGACCTCCAacttcgaatctcatag
- the LOC130993085 gene encoding putative late blight resistance protein homolog R1B-8: protein MAYNLQSLITILEGILDPKQTRWILGRKKPQLQSLLEKASSLQQILEKTPLTKIPSLESRIRDVANEAEDIIESHMVERMLSIYESVSFNLLTPDVLLVTQKLDSVIEQVVKLVEVETNKKPTGSSRSGASFSSSKSIVEGKTMPSGSSLSGASQLQDPSSKSVLVGVDEDLMQLKDRLTGMQSKLEILPIVGMGGIGKTTLARKLYQDPSILEHFSYIAWVTISQDYEMRAILLGLIRCIIAGDCGGLPLAIHVVGGLLSKMERSENVWERIESDVSAAISESDEQFSNILSLSYNHLPNHLKPCFLYMGAFPEDYKIEASRLIWMWVAEGFVKSNGDKSSEEEAEDYLKSLVERNVIMVRNYKYGKAESYSMHDLLRDVCIRKSEEEKFLHVKNSSNVAFSNPRRVSFHTSQGMEDVNASAESMSRARSFIGIGGTYWTPSDDFFALRLLRVLDVFDMKFEEDFPTQIFQLFNLRFLAFSCDSKVPSGISRLWNLQTLIASSRDFDVPSEIWEMPELTHLKMNGFVYFDDSYTKKIVQKKLQTIPCVVVTDRVIRRGFFESIPNIKKLGICDRIQTSLQFDLSHLHKLETLRCKSGRLGSYIRDPKYHFGFLGRFRFPGNIRKLFLDSCVIQMGFLTTVCALHHLEVLKISLCKFESEEWEAAEGDEFRSLQFLLLNHSDVVRWRADETNFPRLRHLIIQHCRELEEIPAGIGEIPTLQLIELERCNDSAVTSAKQIQEEQQSEYGNYDLQLRIS, encoded by the coding sequence ATGGCTTACAATCTTCAATCCCTCATCACCATCCTTGAAGGCATTCTGGATCCCAAACAAACACGCTGGATTCTTGGACGTAAGAAACCACAACTCCAATCCCTCCTCGAAAAAGCTTCTTCCCTGCAGCAGATTCTCGAAAAAACTCCACTCACCAAAATACCAAGCCTGGAGAGCCGAATCAGAGATGTAGCAAATGAAGCAGAAGATATCATTGAATCTCACATGGTTGAACGAATGCTTTCGATTTATGAAAGCGTGAGCTTCAATCTGCTGACACCAGATGTGCTGCTAGTGACACAAAAACTTGATTCTGTTATCGAACAAGTTGTGAAGCTCGTGGAGGTGGAGACAAACAAGAAACCCACTGGCAGCTCACGGAGTGGTGCTTCTTTCTCGAGTTCAAAGAGCATCGTGGAGGGGAAGACGATGCCGAGTGGCAGTTCATTGAGCGGAGCTTCTCAGTTGCAAGACCCGAGTTCGAAGAGCGTCTTGGTGGGAGTTGATGAAGATCTGATGCAGTTGAAGGATCGGCTGACCGGGATGCAGAGCAAGCTGGAGATCCTGCCTATTGTTGGTATGGGTGGTATAGGTAAAACCACTCTTGCTCGAAAACTTTATCAAGATCCTTCCATTCTTGAGCACTTTAGCTATATTGCTTGGGTCACAATCTCACAAGATTACGAGATGCGAGCAATCCTATTGGGCCTTATTCGTTGCATAATTGCAGGTGATTGTGGTGGGCTTCCCCTGGCCATCCATGTGGTCGGAGGGCTATTGTCTAAGATGGAAAGATCTGAAAATGTTTGGGAGAGAATTGAGAGCGACGTTAGTGCTGCAATTTCTGAATCAGACGAGCAGTTCTCTAATATACTGTCTTTGAGTTATAACCACTTGCCGAATCATTTGAAACCGTGTTTTCTGTATATGGGAGCATTCCCTGAAGATTACAAGATTGAGGCCTCGAGACTCATATGGATGTGGGTggctgaagggtttgtgaaatcAAATGGAGATAAAAGTTCGGAGGAAGAGGCAGAGGATTATCTAAAGTCTCTGGTGGAGAGGAATGTAATTATGGTTAGAAATTACAAGTATGGAAAAGCAGAGAGTTACAGCATGCATGATCTGTTGAGGGATGTATGCATTAGGAAATCTGAGGAGGAGAAATTTCTACATGTCAAGAATAGCTCCAATGTGGCCTTCTCCAACCCTCGCCGTGTGAGTTTTCACACATCACAGGGAATGGAAGATGTTAACGCCTCAGCAGAGTCCATGTCGCGTGCTCGATCTTTTATAGGCATTGGTGGTACGTATTGGACCCCGTCCGATGATTTTTTCGCCTTGAGATTGCTAAGGGTGCTGGATGTATTCGATATGAAGTTCGAAGAAGATTTCCCAACACAAATATTTCAACTCTTCAACCTACGCTTCTTAGCTTTCTCCTGCGATTCGAAAGTACCTAGTGGGATATCAAGGTTGTGGAATTTGCAGACCTTGATTGCTAGCTCCCGCGATTTTGATGTGCCGTCTGAGATATGGGAGATGCCTGAGTTAACACATCTCAAGATGAATGGATTCGTGTATTTCGATGATTCGTACACGAAAAAGATTGTTCAGAAGAAGCTGCAGACGATTCCATGCGTGGTTGTAACAGATCGGGTGATTAGGAGGGGTTTCTTCGAAAGCATTCCAAATATCAAAAAGTTGGGAATATGTGATCGCATACAAACATCTCTTCAATTTGATCTCAGCCATCTTCACAAACTGGAAACATTGAGGTGCAAATCTGGACGCCTTGGATCCTATATCCGAGATCCTAAATACCATTTCGGCTTTCTGGGCAGATTTAGATTTCCTGGTAATATCAGAAAACTATTTCTTGATAGCTGTGTAATACAGATGGGATTCTTGACGACTGTGTGTGCACTGCATCATCTGGAAGTGCTCAAGATAAGCTTATGCAAGTTCGAAAGCGAGGAGTGGGAGGCAGCGGAGGGAGATGAGTTCCGGTCACTGCAGTTTCTACTACTCAATCATTCAGATGTGGTGCGTTGGAGAGCTGATGAAACCAACTTCCCTAGACTTCGGCATCTCATTATACAACATTGTAGGGAGCTAGAGGAAATCCCCGCCGGTATTGGAGAAATCCCAACCCTCCAATTAATCGAGTTAGAAAGGTGCAACGATTCTGCAGTGACCTCGGCGAAACAGATTCAGGAAGAGCAGCAATCTGAATACGGAAACTACGACCTCCAacttcgaatctcatag
- the LOC130993086 gene encoding putative late blight resistance protein homolog R1A-10 → MAYNLKSLIKILQETLNPDVERWNFDHVKPQLISLLEIAASLKQILETPIMESSPETERLESEIRDATHEAEDIIESHMVDQIIPEGSSSKIHPPQILEQLIQKLHSVKELVMKIMDGNQISTSASASAVASSSPAKNTVVGLDQDLMQLMDRLTGHGRKLEIIPIVGMGGIGKTTLARTLYDDQAIVSHFDICGWTTISQDRNVRSILLSLLSCIYKDRITPDLLQEEDYELEDDIYKILYGRRYLIVLDDMWGAHSWDSIRKCFPSNDNRSRIVITSRDSNVGKYVVGSGSFQHEMNLLTKSQSWSLLAEKVFGKTECPVELQGVGRKIASDCRGLPLAIHVIGGLLSEAGRSTDVWERIAKDVRAAIAESDDEFSNILSLSYNHLPNHLKPCFLYMGAFPEDSKVGASRLIGLWVAEGFAEEADEAEGYLTALVERNLLTVRQNKYNGKPKSYGIHDLLRDLSIRKAKQEKFLHVTAPVPTRATLHGPRRLSAHLHLRFRHLSDFSFSTTRSFIWHDSNSFEFLSGFFRGSRLVRVLDVVGVSESLKFVPKILQLVNLRYLALSSSRSQILPTCEVSRFRNLQTLIVVGDMGVVDIPSEIWEMPELRCLKLKGSTMRYSGGRISSVRGKMQTISTLQLHMLLEIDFFTSFPNMRSLELDSVGYDSESALDLRHLHKLEKLVCSSRFPSTGHLLHNLRLPLTMRKLTLNKCAIPPEFMSTLAHQLLHLQVLRILGCVFMSEEVEEWEATEEDVFGSLQFLSLEDLDVARWRADETNFPVLRNLVIRRCWELEEIPSGIGEIQTLQLMELTHCSPCIVASAKQIQEVQQSDYDNYDLQLRIFPSGFN, encoded by the coding sequence ATGGCTTACAATCTAAAATCTCTCATAAAGATTCTACAAGAAACCCTGAACCCTGATGTAGAGCGCTGGAATTTTGACCATGTCAAACCACAGCTAATATCCCTCCTTGAAATAGCAGCTTCTCTGAAGCAGATTCTTGAAACCCCTATTATGGAAAGCAGCCCCGAAACGGAAAGATTAGAGAGTGAAATCCGAGATGCAACACATGAAGCAGAGGACATCATCGAATCCCATATGGTCGATCAGATCATCCCTGAAGGCTCTAGCTCCAAAATCCACCCACCACAAATTCTGGAGCAACTCATCCAAAAACTTCATTCTGTAAAGGAGTTGGTGATGAAGATCATGGATGGAAACCAAATATCAACATCTGCTTCTGCTTCTGCTGTTGCTTCGTCTTCGCCTGCCAAGAACACTGTGGTGGGGCTTGATCAAGATTTGATGCAGTTGATGGATCGCCTCACGGGGCACGGGAGAAAGCTGGAGATCATCCCCATTGTCGGAATGGGCGGGattggtaagaccactcttgctcGAACTCTCTACGATGATCAAGCCATTGTCTCTCACTTCGATATATGTGGTTGGACCACAATTTCACAAGATCGCAACGTGCGGTCAATTCTGTTATCGCTTTTGAGCTGCATATATAAAGACCGAATCACTCCTGATCTCCTCCAAGAGGAAGATTACGAGTTGGAAGATGATATTTACAAGATCTTGTACGGCAGAAGATACCTGATTGTATTAGATGACATGTGGGGTGCCCACTCTTGGGACTCTATAAGAAAGTGCTTTCCCAGCAACGATAATCGCAGTCGAATCGTGATAACAAGTAGGGATTCAAACGTGGGTAAATATGTAGTCGGCTCGGGGAGTTTCCAGCATGAGATGAATCTACTAACCAAGTCTCAGAGCTGGAGTCTACTTGCTGAGAAGGTGTTTGGGAAAACCGAATGCCCTGTTGAGTTACAAGGCGTCGGGAGAAAGATCGCGAGTGATTGCAGAGGGCTTCCTCTCGCGATCCATGTGATCGGAGGGCTCCTGTCCGAGGCCGGGAGATCAACAGATGTTTGGGAGAGGATTGCCAAAGATGTAAGAGCTGCCATTGCTGAATCAGACGATGAATTCTCTAACATACTATCTTTGAGTTATAACCACTTGCCGAATCACTTGAAGCCATGTTTTCTGTACATGGGAGCCTTTCCAGAGGATTCTAAGGTGGGTGCCTCTAGGCTCATAGGTTTGTGGGTAGCTGAGGGATTTGCAGAAGAAGCAGATGAAGCAGAGGGCTACTTGACTGCTCTGGTGGAGAGGAATCTGCTCACGGTTAGACAAAACAAATATAATGGAAAACCGAAGAGCTACGGCATTCATGATCTTTTGAGAGACCTATCCATAAGGAAAGCTAAGCAGGAGAAGTTCCTACATGTCACAGCTCCGGTTCCAACGAGGGCCACATTACACGGCCCACGCCGCCTAAGCGCTCACCTACATCTTCGATTTAGGCATTTATCCGACTTCTCCTTCTCCACCACCCGCTCTTTCATATGGCATGATAGTAACTCGTTTGAGTTTCTGAGTGGCTTCTTCCGAGGGTCAAGATTGGTGAGGGTGTTGGATGTGGTGGGCGTGAGTGAATCGCTCAAGTTCGTACCTAAGATATTACAACTTGTCAACCTACGCTACTTAGCTCTGTCCTCGTCTCGCTCACAGATTCTACCCACTTGTGAAGTATCAAGATTCCGGAATCTGCAGACGTTGATAGTCGTGGGCGATATGGGCGTTGTGGATATTCCGTCGGAGATATGGGAGATGCCTGAGTTGAGATGCCTCAAGTTGAAGGGATCAACCATGCGCTATTCTGGTGGAAGAATAAGCTCTGTTCGAGGCAAGATGCAGACGATCTCTACTTTACAATTACACATGCTGTTAGAAATCGATTTCTTCACGAGCTTCCCCAACATGAGAAGCTTGGAGCTTGATTCCGTCGGCTATGATTCTGAATCAGCTCTAGACCTTCGCCATCTCCACAAACTTGAGAAACTCGTATGCTCATCTCGGTTTCCTTCAACTGGTCACCTGTTGCACAATCTCCGGCTCCCTCTAACTATGAGGAAATTGACTCTCAACAAATGTGCGATACCTCCGGAGTTCATGTCGACTCTAGCTCATCAACTGCTGCATCTTCAAGTACTCAGAATACTCGGGTGTGTCTTCATGAGTGAGGAAGTAGAAGAGTGGGAGGCAACGGAAGAAGATGTGTTCGGATCACTGCAGTTTCTGAGCCTCGAGGATTTGGATGTGGCGCGTTGGAGAGCTGACGAGACCAACTTCCCTGTGCTCCGGAACTTGGTTATAAGGAGATGTTGGGAGCTTGAGGAAATCCCCAGCGGCATTGGAGAAATCCAAACGCTGCAATTGATGGAGCTGACGCATTGCTCACCTTGTATTGTGGCCTCAGCGAAACAGATTCAAGAGGTGCAGCAATCTGACTACGACAACTACGACCTCCAACTTAGAATTTTCCCCTCCGGTTTTAATTAG
- the LOC130991839 gene encoding F-box/LRR-repeat protein At3g26922-like codes for MASSHFPRICLFEHNDVSDSYAPDSCDRLSELPDSLLLLILSFLRSTRDAVRTTILSKRWKDLWTTVPCLEFRDENPEFIYRVLAQWRGAKLLRFRLSLYWGVSSPTRGDLESWLLFAVEKQVEELHVDLGSDMPYYCPPQSLYSCSSVTALHLQNCSLEIEGSVQLNQLETLSIDAPASPWADAINKILLRAPRLENMSLSSVEIIDGNFNITSRSLKTLIIRHAKIKGVITISAPNLLTLQIHVDIYYGASFLCHVPSLTEACFEEYYGAIDLPLEPFHQLFRSICHVKKVTLTVLTIKLLLSLKKKQEEEERYGCFFQKKKKKKKKDMVVQFPNAEVLKHSSVRKYVGLLDVLDLLQLFPKLKMLCFHRLNQGLEFFDPINAETAFPSSSLIHLKRVDMSWAAHDPSIIPFIGSLLQNAPSLDEMVFRLKKRRDNHEVLLMVEEKVRSMPRSSPTAKVIINRRLIN; via the exons ATGGCTTCCTCGCACTTTCCTCGGATTTGTCTTTTCGAACATAACGATGTTTCCGACAGCTATGCTCCCGACAGCTGCGATCGGCTGAGTGAGTTACCCGATTCCTTATTACTTTTGATTCTTTCGTTTTTGCGTTCGACGAGAGATGCTGTTAGGACAACGATTCTGTCCAAACGCTGGAAAGATCTGTGGACCACCGTCCCCTGCCTTGAGTTCAGAGACGAAAACCCAGAGTTTATTTATAGGGTTCTTGCACAATGGCGAGGTGCCAAGCTCCTGAGGTTTCGTCTTAGCCTTTATTGGGGGGTTTCTTCACCTACAAGAGGCGATCTTGAATCGTGGCTGCTTTTTGCGGTGGAGAAACAAGTGGAAGAGCTCCATGTGGATTTGGGATCTGATATGCCTTACTACTGCCCACCTCAGAGTTTGTATTCATGCTCCTCCGTTACAGCACTACACCTTCAAAATTGTTCCTTGGAAATCGAGGGGAGCGTGCAGTTGAATCAACTCGAGACTTTATCAATTGACGCTCCGGCTTCCCCGTGGGCTGACGCCATAAACAAAATTCTCTTGCGCGCCCCTCGCTTGGAAAATATGAGTTTGAGTTCCGTTGAAATAATTGATGGAAACTTCAATATCACATCTCGCAGTTTGAAGACGCTCATAATCCGCCATGCTAAAATAAAGGGAGTGATCACGATTTCGGCTCCTAATCTTTTGACTTTACAAATTCACGTAGACATTTATTATGGTGCTAGTTTTTTGTGCCATGTCCCTTCTTTGACTGAAGCTTGTTTTGAAGAATATTATGGTGCGATAGATCTGCCTCTTGAACCGTTCCATCAACTTTTTAGAAGCATCTGCCATGTTAAGAAGGTCACATTAACGGTGTTGACCATTAAG TTGCTTCTCTCCctgaagaagaagcaagaagaagaagaaagatatGGTTGCTTCtttcagaagaagaagaagaagaagaagaaagatatGGTTGTTCAGTTTCCAAATGCTGAGGTTCTAAAACACTCAAGCGTACGCAAATATGTTGGTCTTCTTGATGTCCTTGATCTTCTCCAGTTGTTCCCAAAGTTGAAGATGTTATGTTTTCATCGACTAAACCAG GGGTTAGAGTTTTTTGATCCCATCAACGCTGAGACGGCATTCCCCAGTTCCTCACTGATCCATCTAAAGAGAGTTGATATGAGTTGGGCTGCTCACGACCCCTCAATAATTCCATTTATAGGGAGTCTCCTGCAAAACGCTCCCTCGCTCGACGAGATGGTGTTTCGTCTTAAAAAGCGTAGAGATAATCATGAGGTGTTGTTGATGGTCGAAGAGAAGGTGCGAAGCATGCCAAGATCCTCCCCAACTGCAAAGGTTATTATAAATCGAAGGTTGATCAATTGA